In a single window of the Notamacropus eugenii isolate mMacEug1 chromosome 4, mMacEug1.pri_v2, whole genome shotgun sequence genome:
- the HGH1 gene encoding protein HGH1 homolog isoform X3, protein MKDGLSHVHVSPRPHPAQVSRMESRLQAADVAQEFVTFLSQSTLPDVQAEAAHYILGLTGSETGRSLLVSQKGLLQALARLLEAPPAAAAGAVADAWRTLVNLCAEPSVHGALLAALPGLPAQLLGRALAPSWPWAGEAAAALSNLTREAGPGRQLLEESGFEATSDAAQEPSLARLVTALTTPGYNPHAPLHYLASLLSNLSQLPAARAVLLDPDRCLIQRLLPLIHCPDSAVRRMGVVGTLRNCCFEHRSHEWLLGPQVELLTFLLLPLAGPEEFSEDEIDRLPVDLQYLPPEKEREPDADIRKMLIETIMLLTATAPGRKLVKDQGTYLVLRELYTWEHDPNVRLACEKLIQVLIGDEPEAGMENLLEVNVPPDVEEKLQQLDQQEQQQLQQEQEEAVQSPSSPDGLGPS, encoded by the exons ATGAAAGACGGCCTCAGCCACGTGCACGTgtccccccgcccccaccccgcCCAGGTGAGCCGCATGGAGTCCCGACTGCAGGCAGCGGATGTGGCTCAGGAGTTCGTGACCTTTCTGTCCCAGAGCACGCTGCCAGACGTGCAGGCGGAGGCGGCCCACTACATCCTGGGACTGACGGGCTCCGAGACCGGCCGGTCACTCCTGGTGTCCCAGAAAGGGCTGCTGCAGGCCTTGGCCAGACTCCTAGAGGCGCCGCCCGCGGCAGCGGCGGGGGCGGTGGCAGACGCCTGGCGGACGCTGGTGAATCTGTGCGCGGAGCCCAGCGTCCACGGCGCTCTGCTGGCCGCGCTGCCCGGGCTCCCTGCCCAGCTGCTGGGCCGGGCGCTCGCCCCGAGCTGGCCCTGGGCTGGAGAGGCGGCAGCCGCGCTGTCCAACCTGACCCGGGAGGCAGGGCCCGGCCGGCAGCTGTTGGAGGAGAGCGGCTTCGAGGCCACCAGCGACGCTGCTCAGGAACCCAGCCTGGCCCGCCTGGTGACCGCCTTGACCACCCCGGGCTACAACCCCCACGCCCCACTCCACTACCTGGCGTCTCTGCTCTCCAACCTCAGCCAACTACCAGCAGCCCGAGCCGTCTTGCTGGATCCAGAcag GTGTCTGATCCAGCGTCTCCTGCCCCTCATCCACTGCCCAGACTCTGCTGTACGAAGAATGGGGGTGGTGGGCACCCTGAGGAACTGCTGTTTTGAGCACC GTTCTCACGAGTGGCTCCTGGGTCCTCAAGTAGAGCTGCTTACCTTCCTGTTGCTGCCCCTGGCTGGTCCAGAGGAGTTCTCAGAAGATGAGATAGACC GATTGCCAGTAGACCTGCAGTACCTGCCCCCAGAAAAGGAGCGTGAACCAGATGCTGACATCCGAAAGATGCTCATTGAGACCATTATGCTG CTCACAGCCACAGCTCCTGGACGGAAGCTGGTGAAGGATCAAGGGACTTACCTAGTGCTTAGGGAGCTGTACACCTGGGAACATGACCCTAATGTCCGCCTGGCCTGTGAGAAACTCATTCAG GTGCTGATTGGGGATGAGCCAGAGGCAGGCATGGAGAACCTGCTAGAAGTAAATGTCCCCCCAGATGTAGAGGAGAAGTTGCAGCAACTGGACCAGCAAGAACAGCAGCAGCTTcagcaggagcaggaggaggcaGTACAGAGCCCTAGCAGTCCAGACGGCTTGGGACCTAGCTGA
- the HGH1 gene encoding protein HGH1 homolog isoform X1, with protein sequence MWLGGGSCGGGYLEVSRMESRLQAADVAQEFVTFLSQSTLPDVQAEAAHYILGLTGSETGRSLLVSQKGLLQALARLLEAPPAAAAGAVADAWRTLVNLCAEPSVHGALLAALPGLPAQLLGRALAPSWPWAGEAAAALSNLTREAGPGRQLLEESGFEATSDAAQEPSLARLVTALTTPGYNPHAPLHYLASLLSNLSQLPAARAVLLDPDRCLIQRLLPLIHCPDSAVRRMGVVGTLRNCCFEHRSHEWLLGPQVELLTFLLLPLAGPEEFSEDEIDRLPVDLQYLPPEKEREPDADIRKMLIETIMLLTATAPGRKLVKDQGTYLVLRELYTWEHDPNVRLACEKLIQVLIGDEPEAGMENLLEVNVPPDVEEKLQQLDQQEQQQLQQEQEEAVQSPSSPDGLGPS encoded by the exons ATGTGGCTGGGTGGCGGTAGCTGCGGCGGCGGCTATCTGGAG GTGAGCCGCATGGAGTCCCGACTGCAGGCAGCGGATGTGGCTCAGGAGTTCGTGACCTTTCTGTCCCAGAGCACGCTGCCAGACGTGCAGGCGGAGGCGGCCCACTACATCCTGGGACTGACGGGCTCCGAGACCGGCCGGTCACTCCTGGTGTCCCAGAAAGGGCTGCTGCAGGCCTTGGCCAGACTCCTAGAGGCGCCGCCCGCGGCAGCGGCGGGGGCGGTGGCAGACGCCTGGCGGACGCTGGTGAATCTGTGCGCGGAGCCCAGCGTCCACGGCGCTCTGCTGGCCGCGCTGCCCGGGCTCCCTGCCCAGCTGCTGGGCCGGGCGCTCGCCCCGAGCTGGCCCTGGGCTGGAGAGGCGGCAGCCGCGCTGTCCAACCTGACCCGGGAGGCAGGGCCCGGCCGGCAGCTGTTGGAGGAGAGCGGCTTCGAGGCCACCAGCGACGCTGCTCAGGAACCCAGCCTGGCCCGCCTGGTGACCGCCTTGACCACCCCGGGCTACAACCCCCACGCCCCACTCCACTACCTGGCGTCTCTGCTCTCCAACCTCAGCCAACTACCAGCAGCCCGAGCCGTCTTGCTGGATCCAGAcag GTGTCTGATCCAGCGTCTCCTGCCCCTCATCCACTGCCCAGACTCTGCTGTACGAAGAATGGGGGTGGTGGGCACCCTGAGGAACTGCTGTTTTGAGCACC GTTCTCACGAGTGGCTCCTGGGTCCTCAAGTAGAGCTGCTTACCTTCCTGTTGCTGCCCCTGGCTGGTCCAGAGGAGTTCTCAGAAGATGAGATAGACC GATTGCCAGTAGACCTGCAGTACCTGCCCCCAGAAAAGGAGCGTGAACCAGATGCTGACATCCGAAAGATGCTCATTGAGACCATTATGCTG CTCACAGCCACAGCTCCTGGACGGAAGCTGGTGAAGGATCAAGGGACTTACCTAGTGCTTAGGGAGCTGTACACCTGGGAACATGACCCTAATGTCCGCCTGGCCTGTGAGAAACTCATTCAG GTGCTGATTGGGGATGAGCCAGAGGCAGGCATGGAGAACCTGCTAGAAGTAAATGTCCCCCCAGATGTAGAGGAGAAGTTGCAGCAACTGGACCAGCAAGAACAGCAGCAGCTTcagcaggagcaggaggaggcaGTACAGAGCCCTAGCAGTCCAGACGGCTTGGGACCTAGCTGA
- the HGH1 gene encoding protein HGH1 homolog isoform X2 translates to MWLGGGSCGGGYLEVSRMESRLQAADVAQEFVTFLSQSTLPDVQAEAAHYILGLTGSETGRSLLVSQKGLLQALARLLEAPPAAAAGAVADAWRTLVNLCAEPSVHGALLAALPGLPAQLLGRALAPSWPWAGEAAAALSNLTREAGPGRQLLEESGFEATSDAAQEPSLARLVTALTTPGYNPHAPLHYLASLLSNLSQLPAARAVLLDPDRCLIQRLLPLIHCPDSAVRRMGVVGTLRNCCFEHRSHEWLLGPQVELLTFLLLPLAGPEEFSEDEIDRLPVDLQYLPPEKEREPDADIRKMLIETIMLLTATAPGRKLVKDQGTYLVLRELYTWEHDPNVRLACEKLIQ, encoded by the exons ATGTGGCTGGGTGGCGGTAGCTGCGGCGGCGGCTATCTGGAG GTGAGCCGCATGGAGTCCCGACTGCAGGCAGCGGATGTGGCTCAGGAGTTCGTGACCTTTCTGTCCCAGAGCACGCTGCCAGACGTGCAGGCGGAGGCGGCCCACTACATCCTGGGACTGACGGGCTCCGAGACCGGCCGGTCACTCCTGGTGTCCCAGAAAGGGCTGCTGCAGGCCTTGGCCAGACTCCTAGAGGCGCCGCCCGCGGCAGCGGCGGGGGCGGTGGCAGACGCCTGGCGGACGCTGGTGAATCTGTGCGCGGAGCCCAGCGTCCACGGCGCTCTGCTGGCCGCGCTGCCCGGGCTCCCTGCCCAGCTGCTGGGCCGGGCGCTCGCCCCGAGCTGGCCCTGGGCTGGAGAGGCGGCAGCCGCGCTGTCCAACCTGACCCGGGAGGCAGGGCCCGGCCGGCAGCTGTTGGAGGAGAGCGGCTTCGAGGCCACCAGCGACGCTGCTCAGGAACCCAGCCTGGCCCGCCTGGTGACCGCCTTGACCACCCCGGGCTACAACCCCCACGCCCCACTCCACTACCTGGCGTCTCTGCTCTCCAACCTCAGCCAACTACCAGCAGCCCGAGCCGTCTTGCTGGATCCAGAcag GTGTCTGATCCAGCGTCTCCTGCCCCTCATCCACTGCCCAGACTCTGCTGTACGAAGAATGGGGGTGGTGGGCACCCTGAGGAACTGCTGTTTTGAGCACC GTTCTCACGAGTGGCTCCTGGGTCCTCAAGTAGAGCTGCTTACCTTCCTGTTGCTGCCCCTGGCTGGTCCAGAGGAGTTCTCAGAAGATGAGATAGACC GATTGCCAGTAGACCTGCAGTACCTGCCCCCAGAAAAGGAGCGTGAACCAGATGCTGACATCCGAAAGATGCTCATTGAGACCATTATGCTG CTCACAGCCACAGCTCCTGGACGGAAGCTGGTGAAGGATCAAGGGACTTACCTAGTGCTTAGGGAGCTGTACACCTGGGAACATGACCCTAATGTCCGCCTGGCCTGTGAGAAACTCATTCAG TGA